The segment GGCTTACGCCATTTCTGCGGGCATGCGCGGACGGTTGGTGACGCCTGCGGTGGCGGGCATGTTGTCGGGGCATCTGCTGGCCACGGTGATTGTGGCGGCGGGTGTGGGGGGGCTGGTGGCGCGCAATCCGATGATTCTTACCGGGCTGACAGTTGCCGGGGCCGTGTATTTGTTGTGGTTGGGGGTTTGCATGCTCAGAGACCCCGCGACACCTCAGTCGGGGCAGGGGCAAGTATCCGACTCGTGGTCGCGCTGGGCCTGGAAAGGTTTGTGCGTGAGCGGCCTGAACCCCAAGGTGCTGTTGTTGTTTCTTGCCCTTTTGCCGCAATTTACCGACCCGCTGTCGACCTGGCCAATACCCACGCAAATCATTGCCCTGGGTGCATTGCATGCGGTCAGTTGCGCGGTGGTGTATCTCATGGTCGGGTTCAGCGCCCGGGCCGTGTTGCAGACCCGGCCTGCTGCTGCGAAAAACGTCAGCCGGGTGTCCGGCGCGGTGATGGTTCTGATTGCAGTGGTGTTGCTGGCGGAGCAGACCTACAGTTGAGGCTTGGTCAACTACTGAGGATAAGACCGTGGCAACCACCGAAAGCAATGGGCAAACAACGCCGGGTGCGGTGATTGAATTCTGGAAGCAGGCAGGGCCAAAGCACTGGTTCGCCAAGGATGAGGCGTTCGATGCTGTATTTCGCGAGACCTTCTACCGGGCTCATTTTCAGGCCGCCAGGCGCGAGCTTGAGCACTGGATGGCGCAGCCCGAAGGCGCGCTGGCCTTGCTGTTGTTGCTGGACCAGTATCCGCGAAACTCATTTCGCGGCACTGCGCACATGTTTGCCACCGACCCGCTGGCACGCTTTTACGCCCGGCACATGATCGATGGCGGCATGGACAAGGCGCTTGAAGCAGACTTGCGGCTGTTCTGTTATTTGCCGTTCGAGCACTCCGAAGACGCTGCCGACCAGCAGCTGTCGTTGCAACTGCATCACAGCCTTGGCCCGCAAGCCAGCGTATGGGCGCAAGAGCACGCCGATATCATCCGCCAATTCGGGCGCTTTCCCCATCGCAATGATGTGCTTGGGCGCGAAACCACCGGGCAGGAGCGCACGTTTCTGGATGAAGGCGGATTTGCTGGGTAAGAGCAGATTTTGACCGCCAGCAAGGTGTCGGCGCAGCCGTACAGGCATAATTGCCGCCTGAGCCTGAACACCCTCACCTGATGGAGCTGCCGATGAAGTACCCAGCCGTGTTGACCCTGAGCTTTTGTGCCGTTTTTTTGAGTAACGGTGCGATAGCCGCGGGGGATGCTGAAGCGGGGGGCAAGCTGTTCACTAAAACCTGTGGCGGTTGCCACAGCATCGGGCTTAACGCGCGCAATGGTTTTGGCCCGCAGCTTAATGGCGTGATCGGACGTCAGGCGGGCACCAGCGAGGGCTACCTGTACTCCGACGCCATGAAAAATTCAGGCGTGGTGTGGAGCCGGGAAAAACTGGCCGCCTACATTGAAGCCCCGAAAAAAGTGGTGAGCGGCACGCGGATGATCTTCTGGGGCATCAGCGACCAGGAGAAGATCGACAACCTGCTGGCCTATATTGAGTCCGTCCAGGGGCAGTGATTACTGCACGTCCTTGAGGTAATCCTTGAGCGTCAGCAGCGCCGGGTGCATTTGCTCCGGGGTCTGTGCACTGCTCAAACCGGCGGCCAGCGTTTGCAGTTCGCGGCCCATGACCGTTTGCGCGCCGCCCATATCGCCCTTGCGCAAATCAAAGGCAAAGACATCGCGCTGATAGTCGCTCATGGCCGGGTCGTCTCGCAAAATCGGGCTCGAACCTTCGGACTCGTATGCCAGCTTGAATGCATAAAGGGCGACTGATTCCAGTGGCAATTGCATCGACAAGATCCTCCACATTAATGCCGGGCGGCGCTCATCGCTTTTGTGCTGGCGAAAAAAAAGCCAAGGGGCAGCACGAGAGGCTTTCAGCATTTATGTTGATGCGGTGATACCCTCCGGTTTTTTCAGGGAAGGAAGATGAACATGCGCAAGACAGCGTCAGCCCTGGTAGCTGCAATGGGCTTGCTCGTAGCGGGCGGAGCCGGGGCCTGGACCATGAAGGACGGCGTTATCCAGTTCAGTAACGGCGAAGTGTCTTATTGCGACGGCTGGGCACTTGATGCGGCCTCAATCATGTTGAGTCGACAGGAGGGCAGGCCCGTTGATTATGTTTACGATGCCTACCATGAGCCTTCGGACATCACCAAGAAAATGCGCGTGCAATTTTTGCGCGAAGCCCAGGCATACCCGGTAGAAGATACAAAAGAAAAACAATGGGCTGCTGCAGAAAAGTTCAGCAACAAGGTGAAGGGGCAGTGTTTCAAGTCTTATATCGAGCGCGTTCCGCAATCTTGAACGCCATACCTGTGGCGGTTGTCACCGCATCGGGGAAAACGCCCGGAACGGTTTTGGCCCGCAACTCAATGGCGTGATCGGGCGGTTGGCGGGCACGAGCGCGGGCTCAGGGGCAGTGATCACTGCACCTCTTTCAGGTAATCCTTGAGCGTCAGCAGCGCGGGGTGCATCTGTTCCAGGGTTTGGGCCTGTGTGAAATCGCCGGACAGCTTGAGCAACTCTCGTCCCATGGCCGTATGCGCACCGCCCAGCGCCTCAAGCGCCAGGTCCAGGCATCGCTCGACTTTAAGCTGGATGGCGTCGAAGTTGCCCTTGTTCAGCTCAAAGGCAAAGACGTCCCGCTGGTAGTCGCTCATGGCCGGATCGTCGCGCAAAATCGGGCAGCCACCGTCTGTCTCATGCACCAGTTTGAGAGAGAAAAGGGCGACTGCCTCCAGCGTCAATTCCATAGTCCGGGTCCTTTAGTCAGTTCAGTGTTTGATCAGGGGCGTGTGGGCTGGCGCGATTGTACAGGGCACCACCCGAGCCGGGATACACGGCTCCAGACGCAGTTCGGCGCACAGGCCACCCTGGGGGCGATTATAGAGTTGCAGGCTGGCGCCTATTTTGCGGGCAATCATTTCCACTATGGCCAGCCCCAGACCTGCGCCGTTGGCGTGGCCCTGACTGTAAAAGCGTTCGAACAGCCGCTCGACGCACTGTTCCTCGATACCCGGGCCGCA is part of the Pseudomonas sp. ML2-2023-3 genome and harbors:
- a CDS encoding cytochrome c family protein, with amino-acid sequence MKYPAVLTLSFCAVFLSNGAIAAGDAEAGGKLFTKTCGGCHSIGLNARNGFGPQLNGVIGRQAGTSEGYLYSDAMKNSGVVWSREKLAAYIEAPKKVVSGTRMIFWGISDQEKIDNLLAYIESVQGQ
- a CDS encoding DUF924 family protein, which translates into the protein MATTESNGQTTPGAVIEFWKQAGPKHWFAKDEAFDAVFRETFYRAHFQAARRELEHWMAQPEGALALLLLLDQYPRNSFRGTAHMFATDPLARFYARHMIDGGMDKALEADLRLFCYLPFEHSEDAADQQLSLQLHHSLGPQASVWAQEHADIIRQFGRFPHRNDVLGRETTGQERTFLDEGGFAG
- a CDS encoding LysE family translocator, which translates into the protein MTLSVLAAFWAVSFLFIITPGADWAYAISAGMRGRLVTPAVAGMLSGHLLATVIVAAGVGGLVARNPMILTGLTVAGAVYLLWLGVCMLRDPATPQSGQGQVSDSWSRWAWKGLCVSGLNPKVLLLFLALLPQFTDPLSTWPIPTQIIALGALHAVSCAVVYLMVGFSARAVLQTRPAAAKNVSRVSGAVMVLIAVVLLAEQTYS